The following coding sequences lie in one Arachis ipaensis cultivar K30076 chromosome B05, Araip1.1, whole genome shotgun sequence genomic window:
- the LOC107644758 gene encoding hydroxymethylglutaryl-CoA synthase: MASSHPKNVGILAMDIYFPPTCVKQEALEAHDGASKGKYTIGLGQDCLAFCTEVEDVISMSLTAVSSLLKKYKIDPKQIGRMEVGSETVIDKSKSIKTFLMQLFEESGNTDIEGVDSTNACYGGTAALFNCVNWVESSSWDGRYGLVICADSAVYAEGPARPTGGAAAIAILVGPDAPIAFESKFRGSHMAHAYDFYKPNLASEYPVVDGKLSQNCYLMALDSCYKVFCEKFEKLEGKPFSMAEADYFVFHSPYNKLVQKSFGRLYYDDFLRNPSFVDEAARTSLEPYKSLSGDESYNSRDLEKANQQASKKIYDTKVQPSTLIPKEVGNMYTASLYAAFASLLHNENSSLIGKRVVMFSYGSGLTATMFSFKIQEGQGPFTLSNIVTLMDVAGKLKQRVEFPPEKFVETMKLMEHRYGAKDYVTSGDCSNLPAGTFYLTKVDSMYRRFYARKDTTST, encoded by the exons ATGGCTTCTTCGCACCCAAAAAATGTGGGAATCCTTGCTATGGACATCTACTTTCCTCCCACATGCGTGAAACAG GAAGCTTTGGAGGCTCACGATGGGGCCAGCAAAGGGAAATACACTATTGGGCTTGGACAAGATTGCTTGGCATTCTGCACTGAGGTTGAAGATGTTATCTCTATGAG CTTGACAGCTGTATCCTCGCTTCTTAAAAAGTATAAGATTGATCCGAAACAAATTGGACGCATGGAAGTTGGTAGTGAAACTGTCATTGACAAAAGCAAATCCATTAAGACCTTCCTGATGCAACTCTTTGAG GAGAGTGGTAATACTGACATCGAAGGTGTTGATTCAACAAATGCATGCTATGGTGGAACAGCAGCTCTGTTCAATTGCGTGAATTGGGTGGAGAGTAGTTCATGGGATGGTCGCTATGGACTTGTCATATGTGCAGATAGCGCG GTCTACGCTGAAGGACCTGCACGTCCTACCGGAGGAGCAGCTGCTATTGCCATACTTGTGGGGCCAGATGCTCCTATTGCTTTTGAAAGCAAGTTCAGAGGCAGTCACATGGCTCATGCCTATGACTTTTACAAGCCAAATCTTGCAAGTGAATACCCA GTTGTTGATGGAAAACTCTCGCAGAATTGTTATCTCATGGCACTTGATTCTTGCTACAAGGTTTTCTGTGAGAA ATTCGAAAAGTTGGAGGGGAAGCCCTTTTCAATGGCAGAGGCTGATTACTTTGTGTTTCATTCTCCATATAACAAG CTTGTCCAAAAAAGCTTTGGTCGGCTGTACTACGATGACTTCCTGAGAAATCCCAG TTTTGTTGATGAAGCTGCCAGAACATCCTTGGAACCTTATAAATCACTATCGGGTGACGAAAGCTACAATAGTCGTGATCTTGAAAAG GCAAACCAGCAAGCCTCGAAAAAGATATATGACACGAAGGTGCAGCCCAGCACGTTAATACCGAAAGAAGTTGGTAACATGTACACTGCATCTCTTTATGCAGCATTTGCATCACTCCTTCACAATGAGAACAGCTCACTG aTTGGTAAACGTGTAGTTATGTTCTCATATGGAAGTGGTTTAACGGCTACAATGTTCTCCTTCAAGATTCAAGAAGGTCAAGGCCCCTTTACTTTGTCCAACATTGTAACATTGATGGATGTGGCTGGCAAGTTGAAGCAGAGAGTTGAG TTTCCTCCTGAAAAATTTGTTGAAACAATGAAGCTGATGGAACACCGATATGGGGCAAAGGACTATGTGACAAGCGGTGACTGTAGCAACTTACCTGCAGGCACCTTCTATCTTACCAAAGTTGATTCCATGTACCGGAGATTTTATGCCAGAAAGGACACTACCAGCACATGA
- the LOC107644759 gene encoding molybdenum cofactor sulfurase-like, giving the protein MERLGQNQNEASQCCCPTPFFNSSAASPNINNRTKIRNSSSECRHNFVATTSSSIFPNTNFTNHESLPSLHESFNEFNKVYPQYSETELVDHVRAQEYHHLSNHTCLDYIGVGLFSHSQLQQQQQQQRYHGDASKSQLASTSTSTSNQYPGIPFFSLSSKTGNLKTLLIHGGQESEFESAMRKRIMNFLNISETDYYMVFTANRTSAFKLVADSYQFQSSRKLLTVYDYESEAVGNMISASEKRGARAISAEFSWPRFRIQTTKLRKIIVGKRKNKKKKKGLFVFPLHSRVTGTRYPYLWMSVAQENGWHVLVDACALGPKDMDSFGLSLFLPDFLICSFYKVYGENPSGFGCLFVKKSAISSMEATSSAGIVNLVPQNQIHLSEDSSGTDLELEQKTIYSTQEEQGEEEEEELSSMRSFSGPRQATESGKDEEEAQSHRGSEIEEANLKKKSVAQGSENGGFEIECRGLDQVDSLGSILISTRARYLINWLVNSMVKLKHPHTEEFPLVKIYGPRVKFDRGAALAFNVFDWKGEKVEPVLVQKLADRSNISIGYGFLHHIWFADKYAEDKGRVLQSKKEGKGNNNKKKKDRDSEVGISVVTAALGFLASFEDVYRLWAFVARFLDADFVEKERWRYTALNQKTIEV; this is encoded by the coding sequence atggagAGGCTTGGCCAAAACCAAAATGAGGCCTCTCAGTGTTGCTGTCCAACCCCATTTTTCAACTCATCAGCAGCATCACCAAACATCAACAACAGAACCAAAATCAGAAACAGTTCTTCTGAATGTCGCCACAACTTTGTAGCAACAACTTCATCTTCCATCTTTCCAAACACAAACTTCACAAACCATGAGTCACTTCCTTCTCTTCATGAATCATTCAATGAATTCAACAAAGTTTACCCTCAGTATTCTGAGACTGAACTTGTTGACCATGTTAGAGCACAAGAGTATCACCATCTCAGCAACCACACTTGCCTTGATTACATTGGTGTTGGCCTATTCTCCCATTCTCAactccaacaacaacaacaacaacaacgttATCATGGGGATGCATCAAAATCACAACTTGCTTCAACTTCAACTTCAACTTCAAATCAATATCCTGGAATTCCATTCTTCAGCCTATCCTCCAAGACTGGGAATCTGAAAACACTATTGATCCATGGTGGACAAGAGTCAGAATTTGAGTCTGCAATGAGGAAAAGAATCATGAATTTCCTCAACATATCTGAAACTGATTATTACATGGTTTTCACAGCAAACAGAACCTCAGCTTTCAAGCTTGTTGCAGATTCATACCAGTTCCAATCTTCCAGGAAGCTTCTCACAGTTTATGACTATGAGAGTGAAGCTGTTGGAAACATGATTAGTGCCTCAGAGAAGAGAGGTGCAAGGGCTATTTCAGCTGAATTCTCATGGCCAAGGTTCAGGATTCAGACAACAAAATTGAGGAAAATCATTGTGGGCAAGaggaagaataagaagaaaaagaagggtcTTTTTGTCTTTCCACTTCACTCAAGGGTAACAGGAACAAGGTACCCTTATCTTTGGATGAGTGTAGCACAAGAAAATGGTTGGCATGTGTTGGTTGATGCATGCGCATTGGGGCCAAAGGACATGGACTCTTTTggcctctctctctttctccctgaTTTCTTAATCTGCTCTTTCTATAAGGTCTATGGTGAGAATCCTTCTGGTTTTGGTTGCCTTTTCGTCAAGAAATCCGCTATTTCGAGCATGGAAGCTACTTCTTCTGCAGGAATTGTGAACCTTGTGCCACAAAATCAGATACATCTATCCGAGGATTCTTCTGGCACTGACTTAGAACTTGAACAAAAAACTATATATAGCACACAAGAAGaacaaggagaagaagaagaagaagaattatcctcgatgagatcattctctggtCCTAGACAAGCCACAGAATctggaaaagatgaagaagaggcACAATCTCATCGAGGTTCTGAAATTGAGGAGGCTAATCTCAAGAAGAAGAGTGTTGCTCAAGGAAGTGAAAATGGAGGGTTTGAGATTGAATGCAGGGGTTTGGATCAGGTGGATTCTCTGGGATCAATACTGATTAGCACTCGGGCGAGGTACTTGATAAACTGGTTGGTGAACTCAATGGTGAAGCTTAAGCATCCACACACAGAAGAGTTTCCACTGGTGAAGATATATGGTCCAAGAGTGAAGTTTGATAGAGGAGCAGCTTTGGCATTCAATGTGTTTGACTGGAAAGGTGAAAAAGTTGAGCCTGTTCTTGTTCAGAAACTTGCTGATAGAAGCAACATTTCAATCGGTTATGGATTCCTGCATCATATTTGGTTTGCAGATAAGTATGCAGAAGATAAAGGAAGAGTTCTTCAGAGCAAAAAAGAAGGGAAAGgcaataataataagaagaagaaagataGAGATAGTGAAGTTGGAATAAGTGTGGTTACTGCTGCATTAGGATTCTTGGCTAGTTTTGAAGATGTATATAGGCTTTGGGCTTTTGTTGCAAGGTTTCTTGATGCAGATTTTGTGGAAAAGGAGAGGTGGAGATACACTGCTCTCAATCAGAAAACAATTGAAGTTTGA